The following coding sequences are from one Granulicella sp. L56 window:
- the crcB gene encoding fluoride efflux transporter CrcB encodes MSTYLWITLGSALGGVLRYALTRLTLDSSTSFPWGTVLVNVIGCFVIGFFGTFTFPGSRFEVPENIRLFVMVGLCGGFTTFSSFSLETFDLLRTGEWSRALTNVVLSVLLCLGSVALGHMVAHRGNAIFAVAANQEEEYTG; translated from the coding sequence ATGTCAACCTATCTCTGGATAACACTAGGCAGTGCACTGGGTGGGGTGCTGCGCTATGCGCTTACGCGGCTAACTCTCGACAGCAGTACGAGTTTTCCGTGGGGAACAGTCCTCGTCAATGTGATCGGCTGCTTCGTCATAGGCTTCTTCGGCACGTTTACCTTTCCCGGTAGCCGATTTGAAGTTCCTGAGAACATCCGCTTGTTCGTAATGGTCGGGTTGTGCGGCGGCTTCACAACCTTCTCTTCCTTTAGCCTGGAGACCTTCGACCTGCTGAGGACCGGGGAGTGGAGCCGTGCCCTGACGAACGTTGTATTGTCAGTTCTGCTTTGCCTCGGTTCAGTGGCATTGGGTCATATGGTCGCGCATCGCGGCAATGCGATCTTTGCCGTCGCGGCCAACCAAGAAGAAGAGTACACCGGCTGA
- a CDS encoding DUF421 domain-containing protein — MIQSMFVLHLPILEKLLRPMIVYLFLIGFLRLFGKRELAQLNPFDLVVLLSLSNTVQNAMIGDDNSVTGGIIGAFALLAINWLLTLVLFKSPKLDKVVEGTETVLIRHGVVDEAAMKKEALTDLELKSVIHKQGLNDYSEVEKCVLEPNGTFYVEAKTPSSDDAERREVLALVRTLSTEVRELKVLLAARG; from the coding sequence GTGATCCAGAGTATGTTTGTCCTCCATCTGCCGATTCTGGAGAAGTTGCTGCGGCCCATGATCGTCTACCTCTTCCTGATCGGGTTCCTTCGCCTGTTCGGGAAGAGGGAGCTTGCGCAGTTGAATCCGTTCGACCTGGTGGTTCTGCTGAGTCTGTCGAATACGGTACAGAACGCGATGATCGGCGACGACAATTCGGTGACCGGTGGCATTATTGGAGCGTTTGCCCTGCTGGCGATTAACTGGTTGCTGACGCTGGTGCTGTTCAAGAGTCCAAAGCTGGACAAGGTCGTCGAGGGCACTGAGACCGTGCTGATACGGCATGGCGTGGTGGATGAGGCGGCAATGAAGAAAGAGGCCCTGACCGATCTGGAGTTGAAGTCCGTGATCCATAAACAGGGGCTCAATGATTACTCGGAGGTGGAGAAATGCGTGCTGGAGCCAAACGGCACGTTCTATGTGGAGGCGAAGACCCCGAGTTCCGATGATGCCGAGCGGAGGGAGGTTCTGGCATTGGTGCGAACGCTCTCGACGGAGGTGCGGGAGTTGAAGGTGCTGCTGGCGGCCAGAGGGTAG
- the galE gene encoding UDP-glucose 4-epimerase GalE: MKILVTGGAGYIGGTVTRLLLAKGHSVTIFDNLCHSKRSAVAEGAEFILGDLADRALVEKTLGAGHFDGVMHFAALIEAGESMKKPEIYFRNNTASTLTLLESMLATGHDKLVFSSTAACYGEPESTPILEDAKLQPTNAYGESKLLVEHMLRWMNLIHGFRYASLRYFNVAGAIEGYGEAHEPESHLIPLILDVALGRRENIKIFGRDYPTKDGTCIRDYIHVRDLAEAHLLALEALKHKSRLIYNIGNGQGFTVLEVIESVRRVTGKAIPVEEHERRAGDPAVLVASSEKIKAELGWKPQFAELDKIIASAWEWHQKRYA, encoded by the coding sequence ATGAAGATTCTGGTAACAGGCGGAGCGGGATATATCGGTGGAACGGTAACACGGCTGTTGCTGGCAAAAGGCCATTCCGTGACCATTTTCGATAACTTGTGCCACAGCAAGAGATCGGCAGTGGCGGAGGGGGCTGAGTTTATTCTTGGCGATCTGGCGGACCGGGCGCTGGTGGAAAAAACGCTGGGCGCCGGCCATTTTGACGGTGTCATGCACTTCGCAGCTTTGATTGAGGCAGGCGAGAGCATGAAGAAGCCGGAGATCTATTTCCGCAACAATACCGCCTCGACATTGACCCTGCTGGAGTCGATGCTGGCAACCGGTCATGACAAGCTGGTCTTCAGCTCCACGGCCGCCTGCTATGGAGAGCCTGAGTCGACGCCGATTCTCGAAGACGCCAAGCTACAGCCAACCAACGCATATGGGGAGAGTAAACTCCTTGTGGAGCATATGCTTCGATGGATGAACCTCATCCATGGGTTTAGGTATGCCAGCCTGCGCTACTTCAATGTTGCAGGAGCAATCGAGGGCTATGGAGAGGCGCATGAGCCGGAGTCGCACCTGATCCCTCTGATTCTGGATGTAGCCTTGGGACGGCGGGAGAACATCAAAATCTTCGGGCGGGACTATCCGACCAAGGATGGCACCTGCATCCGGGATTATATTCATGTCCGGGACTTGGCTGAGGCGCATCTGCTTGCCCTGGAAGCACTTAAGCACAAGAGCCGGTTGATCTACAACATTGGCAACGGGCAGGGTTTTACGGTGCTGGAGGTGATCGAATCGGTACGGCGGGTTACAGGAAAGGCGATTCCGGTTGAGGAGCACGAGCGCCGTGCGGGCGATCCGGCGGTGCTGGTGGCCAGTTCCGAGAAGATCAAGGCGGAGTTGGGTTGGAAGCCGCAGTTCGCTGAGCTGGACAAGATTATTGCCAGCGCGTGGGAGTGGCACCAGAAGCGATATGCCTGA
- a CDS encoding energy transducer TonB, with the protein MSSRSAKPDRSKFLRQQSTMAELFPPVSPGSGCVAGIGLILRLGYGAFRRIFMVKPLRSDNPAPQNIQFKHFGILNDGSQSRSSLFSSVVINVVIAIVIIIIGAAVKNTIAPPEKPVITLVEPLPIKPPPPPPVIHTPPVPKQPVVKVQPPKIKVPEVKEPEPKIPVVRMTHPAPVVVPAPPKRIQPPPAPKVVNLGRARPAAVINDSPHPAAVALGRPDNPIAPSNRPAISAINLGQRGMAGMPASNSGAGPAAKAVTLGSGSPGSQDMNGRDNASRAVRGVRLGVAGSNGPMNSHSHEAGTPVNLGRVAQPPAGPSSAPTYARSGSAPKVLYKPRPQYTAEAIKEHIEGTVSVRLRVSAAGSVQVLGVTRDLGYGLGEAAVHAVEGTRFSPATDASGRPVDWEGVVNVAFQLAG; encoded by the coding sequence TTGTCGAGTAGATCGGCGAAGCCCGATCGCTCGAAGTTTCTCCGCCAGCAATCAACCATGGCGGAGCTTTTTCCTCCCGTTTCCCCCGGTTCTGGTTGTGTCGCCGGGATCGGCCTCATCCTCCGCCTCGGTTATGGGGCCTTTCGAAGGATTTTTATGGTAAAGCCGCTTCGCAGCGACAACCCAGCACCGCAGAATATTCAGTTCAAGCATTTTGGCATTTTGAATGACGGCAGCCAGAGCAGATCCTCGCTCTTCAGCTCCGTCGTGATCAACGTCGTCATTGCGATCGTTATCATTATTATCGGGGCCGCAGTTAAAAACACCATTGCGCCACCCGAGAAACCAGTAATTACGCTGGTCGAGCCGTTGCCGATCAAGCCGCCTCCTCCTCCCCCAGTGATCCACACACCGCCAGTGCCGAAGCAGCCAGTGGTCAAGGTTCAGCCGCCAAAGATCAAGGTGCCCGAGGTCAAGGAGCCTGAACCCAAGATCCCCGTGGTTCGGATGACGCATCCTGCCCCGGTCGTGGTTCCTGCGCCGCCCAAGCGGATTCAGCCGCCACCCGCACCCAAGGTCGTCAATCTGGGACGCGCGCGGCCCGCCGCGGTCATCAACGATTCGCCCCATCCTGCCGCTGTGGCGCTCGGTCGTCCTGACAATCCCATCGCGCCTTCCAACCGGCCTGCCATCAGCGCCATCAATCTCGGACAGAGAGGCATGGCCGGTATGCCTGCCTCCAACTCGGGAGCAGGCCCAGCCGCTAAAGCCGTCACGCTCGGCTCCGGCTCCCCGGGCAGCCAGGACATGAATGGCCGCGACAATGCATCACGCGCCGTTCGCGGCGTCCGGCTGGGAGTCGCCGGAAGCAACGGTCCGATGAACTCGCACAGCCACGAAGCAGGTACCCCGGTCAATCTTGGCCGAGTCGCTCAGCCTCCAGCCGGACCGTCCTCTGCCCCCACCTATGCCCGTTCAGGCTCGGCACCGAAGGTCTTGTACAAACCACGTCCGCAGTACACCGCTGAGGCAATCAAGGAGCACATTGAGGGCACGGTCTCGGTCCGCCTTCGCGTCTCGGCCGCGGGATCTGTTCAGGTACTGGGAGTTACCCGCGACCTCGGGTATGGTCTCGGCGAAGCGGCTGTCCACGCCGTAGAAGGTACCCGCTTTTCTCCAGCTACCGATGCATCCGGCCGACCAGTCGATTGGGAGGGCGTCGTCAACGTTGCCTTCCAGCTTGCCGGATAA
- a CDS encoding outer membrane beta-barrel protein translates to MKLHTLIGCFACVLGLTTWSHAQASPTAARSGSLQIGGGVTYARPDYAQKGIGGLSIYGDYDFTRHLGVEGDMHFVNIMTPTDISEDTYLLGPRYRFHYHRFTPYAKALFGLGRFGFQAPNAYARPASTYTYGVLSFGGGVDLRATKHLNVRAFDFEYQDWPGFKNNGLSPIVMTAGIAYSFR, encoded by the coding sequence TTGAAACTGCACACTCTTATTGGCTGTTTCGCCTGCGTGCTTGGCCTCACGACATGGTCGCACGCACAAGCTTCTCCTACCGCAGCCCGCTCCGGCAGCCTGCAAATCGGCGGCGGCGTAACCTACGCTCGTCCGGACTATGCCCAGAAAGGGATTGGGGGGCTATCGATCTATGGAGACTACGATTTTACCCGCCACCTCGGCGTAGAAGGCGATATGCACTTCGTCAACATCATGACACCGACCGATATCTCTGAGGATACCTACCTCCTCGGCCCACGATACCGCTTTCATTATCATCGCTTTACCCCCTACGCCAAGGCGCTCTTTGGGCTTGGTCGTTTCGGGTTCCAGGCTCCGAATGCATATGCGAGGCCCGCGTCAACCTATACCTATGGAGTTCTATCCTTTGGCGGAGGAGTCGACCTGCGGGCTACAAAGCACCTGAACGTTCGCGCCTTCGATTTCGAGTACCAGGACTGGCCTGGATTTAAAAACAATGGCCTTTCCCCCATCGTCATGACCGCCGGCATCGCGTATTCTTTTCGTTAG
- a CDS encoding outer membrane beta-barrel protein: MLIKLLVFISLAGAATTVLAQARPTASRAADLQIGGGFTTANSDYLPNRINGGAAYFDYDFIHHLGIEGEFHFVKDGNGSEVYEKTYEIGGRYHRTYGRFSPYAKGMYGRGVFNFPAFPGFRHANLAYNLFAVGGGVDYRVLKHLNARADFEYQRWLGFPQSGLTPTLFTFGAAYHF; this comes from the coding sequence TTGCTTATCAAACTTCTCGTCTTCATCAGCCTCGCTGGTGCAGCCACCACGGTACTGGCCCAAGCCAGGCCAACCGCTTCCCGTGCTGCCGATCTTCAAATCGGTGGCGGCTTCACCACGGCCAACTCCGATTACCTTCCTAATCGCATCAATGGCGGTGCAGCCTATTTCGATTACGACTTCATCCACCACCTTGGCATTGAAGGCGAGTTCCATTTCGTCAAGGATGGAAACGGTTCGGAAGTCTATGAGAAGACCTATGAGATCGGTGGCCGCTACCACCGCACTTACGGCCGGTTCTCTCCCTATGCCAAGGGCATGTATGGCCGCGGCGTCTTCAACTTCCCGGCGTTTCCTGGCTTTCGACATGCCAATCTGGCCTACAACCTTTTTGCCGTCGGCGGGGGTGTCGATTATCGAGTCTTGAAGCACCTCAATGCGCGAGCCGACTTTGAGTATCAGAGGTGGCTGGGTTTCCCACAAAGCGGCCTGACACCAACGCTGTTTACCTTTGGCGCGGCTTATCACTTCTAA
- a CDS encoding SCO family protein, whose product MPRKALFALLFVALLSGCHKSSAPPVSSSAAQATFQIRGKVVSTDAAHVTLDGEAVPGFMDAMTMPYKLKDPMVATELHPGDRITATILADKDGSDFANVRLDNVVIISQARPDYKPAVQYHVPKPGDVIPDFRLLNQSDQTIHLAQFKGKVLLLTFIYTRCPLADFCVRMSRNFAEVDRALAADPALYQQTHLLSISFDPAYDTPKVLRSYGGAYTGLYTKEKFLHWDFAAPTEKELPALTQYFDVGITGSGKSLSHSLSTVLIGKDGKVVAWYPNNEWKPADVVAQMKRAAGA is encoded by the coding sequence TTGCCCAGAAAAGCCTTATTTGCACTCCTCTTCGTTGCGCTCCTCTCGGGCTGCCACAAGTCCTCCGCTCCCCCCGTCAGTTCCTCTGCCGCACAGGCGACCTTTCAAATACGAGGCAAGGTCGTCAGCACCGATGCGGCGCACGTCACTCTCGACGGCGAGGCGGTCCCCGGCTTCATGGACGCGATGACGATGCCCTATAAGCTCAAAGATCCGATGGTCGCCACGGAGCTTCACCCCGGCGACCGCATCACGGCGACCATCCTTGCCGACAAAGATGGCAGCGACTTCGCCAATGTCCGTCTGGATAACGTCGTCATCATCTCGCAGGCGCGCCCCGACTACAAACCCGCCGTTCAGTATCACGTTCCCAAGCCTGGTGACGTCATACCCGACTTCAGGCTGCTCAACCAGAGCGACCAGACGATTCATCTGGCGCAGTTCAAGGGCAAGGTGCTGTTGCTCACCTTCATCTATACTCGTTGCCCGCTTGCCGATTTCTGCGTGCGTATGAGCCGCAACTTTGCCGAAGTCGATAGAGCGCTGGCTGCTGATCCGGCTCTGTATCAACAGACCCATCTGCTCAGCATCAGTTTCGATCCTGCCTACGATACGCCGAAGGTGCTTCGCAGCTATGGTGGCGCTTACACAGGTCTCTATACCAAGGAGAAATTTCTGCACTGGGACTTTGCGGCGCCCACCGAAAAAGAACTGCCTGCGCTTACCCAGTATTTCGATGTAGGTATTACTGGAAGCGGCAAGTCCCTCTCTCACTCTCTCTCAACCGTTCTCATCGGCAAAGACGGTAAGGTTGTCGCGTGGTATCCGAATAATGAGTGGAAGCCTGCCGATGTTGTAGCCCAGATGAAACGAGCTGCCGGAGCTTGA
- a CDS encoding sugar MFS transporter: protein MAERIKVSPSAGLMHFGFVLTGLGTALLGPILPLLTRQWHLLDAQSGLLLLAQFCGSFTGGVSVSRHLRQSLLTGLSAAAVGFGIFAVAPGLAMACVGLFLGGFGLGQIIASTNILAGRRYTEHRGSALALLNFSWSFGAMLSPLLAAWLLPRFALRGMLECFAVLFMVAALAMTTEILGAPEEIGAADTPSNSKGLGWGVLLYFAGLLFLYGGLETCLSGWLTTYALRYGDKTLAVSEYTTLLLWMALTAGRAGSSVVMLKIGEKTVQRWGLVLAVIFTAGLATAHSAMGIAAFAVLLGFSLAPFFPSTFALLMAEKPAARQAGIVLAVSGLGAAGLPWLMGVVSTRTGSLQVALALPLAAAILLLAMSLWRNSNQALTS, encoded by the coding sequence ATGGCTGAACGAATCAAAGTCTCTCCATCCGCCGGATTGATGCACTTTGGATTTGTGCTGACCGGGTTGGGCACTGCCCTGCTTGGGCCGATCCTGCCGTTGCTGACCCGGCAGTGGCACTTGCTGGACGCACAGAGCGGATTGCTGCTGCTGGCGCAGTTCTGCGGCTCGTTTACCGGAGGAGTCAGCGTCTCACGGCATTTGCGGCAAAGCCTGCTGACAGGACTGTCTGCCGCGGCGGTGGGCTTCGGCATATTTGCAGTGGCACCGGGTCTCGCCATGGCATGTGTTGGGCTTTTTCTCGGCGGCTTCGGCTTGGGCCAGATCATCGCCTCTACCAACATTCTTGCCGGGCGCCGCTATACCGAGCATCGAGGATCGGCACTGGCGCTGCTGAACTTCTCGTGGAGCTTCGGCGCGATGCTCTCTCCCCTGCTGGCCGCATGGCTGCTGCCGCGGTTTGCCTTGCGCGGAATGCTGGAGTGTTTCGCCGTGCTGTTTATGGTCGCGGCCCTGGCAATGACAACAGAGATACTGGGCGCGCCGGAAGAGATCGGAGCAGCGGATACTCCCTCGAACAGCAAGGGCCTCGGCTGGGGAGTATTACTCTATTTCGCCGGGCTGCTGTTTCTCTATGGTGGACTGGAGACCTGCCTGAGCGGGTGGCTCACAACGTACGCCTTGCGATATGGCGACAAAACCCTGGCCGTCAGCGAGTACACCACCTTACTGCTCTGGATGGCGCTGACCGCAGGCCGCGCCGGATCTTCGGTTGTCATGTTGAAGATTGGGGAGAAGACGGTGCAACGCTGGGGATTGGTGCTTGCCGTAATCTTTACCGCCGGGCTGGCGACAGCACATTCGGCTATGGGGATTGCGGCGTTTGCGGTGCTGCTGGGCTTCAGCCTGGCTCCCTTCTTTCCGTCCACGTTTGCTCTACTGATGGCCGAAAAACCCGCAGCACGACAGGCAGGCATCGTGCTCGCCGTGTCGGGATTGGGCGCGGCAGGATTGCCCTGGTTGATGGGAGTGGTCTCAACGCGGACAGGGTCGTTACAGGTAGCACTCGCACTGCCACTGGCAGCCGCAATCCTGTTGCTCGCGATGAGTCTGTGGAGAAACTCCAATCAGGCTTTGACAAGCTGA